A window of Tautonia plasticadhaerens contains these coding sequences:
- a CDS encoding SUMF1/EgtB/PvdO family nonheme iron enzyme: protein MAEPTSSEYELALPPTGEPRPRRPTPPTGDDDGPPARKVPPSPPKPLPRISKSVPLSAEEAEQQSAPDDGPPRRSRRERAAARSRGRQAPKDEGQEDGQTLVAPTPTLDTVETRHRVRLLLGIVAASAVVLAIAMVVRAVGGGSADEEGLYVVDASQMFPPHQRPGGAPVVVAKADDEAPARDLYTRARAAMSIELARSQLQRIVDSYPNTRTAVEARAALGRVAQGRPPFPDVPTLSPSGFPVAAPTPDPAGTDVASASPEPTPAAEPEPEPIPEPELVVRVLPPGFSPHPDAREHPSGWPSRIVCEADGMTMVLIPGGTYIVGRDSGSPNEGPAHRVELPSYYLDEHEVTVGQFASYREAMTDRGEAVLPAPEELTRLGLTDRHPVVLTSAKEALRYAGWAGRSLPTEAQWEAAARGPEGLIRPWGAGAPPWTDRRAPRQLDPVMSYPSDRSPSGVFDLAANTWEWTVDWFSGDAYASRAGRIPFNPAGPANPSTTPARQTVRGSSPEHDLSYREGMRVETRLPYLGFRCALNVEGLPLPGDPPRTGAIPIPGPVRAPAPPVSRPRAGGSLVPF, encoded by the coding sequence ATGGCCGAGCCCACTTCGTCCGAATACGAGCTCGCCCTACCCCCGACCGGCGAACCGAGGCCGAGGCGACCGACGCCCCCGACCGGCGACGACGACGGGCCCCCGGCCCGGAAGGTCCCCCCCTCGCCGCCGAAGCCCCTGCCCCGGATCTCGAAGTCGGTCCCCCTCTCGGCCGAGGAGGCCGAGCAGCAGTCCGCCCCGGACGACGGGCCGCCCCGACGCTCCCGCAGGGAGCGGGCCGCCGCCCGGTCGAGGGGCAGGCAGGCCCCGAAGGACGAGGGGCAGGAGGACGGGCAGACGCTGGTCGCCCCCACGCCGACGCTCGACACCGTCGAGACCCGCCACCGGGTCCGGCTGCTCCTGGGGATCGTCGCCGCCTCGGCCGTGGTCCTGGCGATCGCGATGGTCGTCCGGGCCGTCGGCGGCGGGTCGGCCGACGAGGAGGGGCTCTACGTGGTCGACGCCTCCCAGATGTTCCCGCCCCACCAGCGGCCGGGGGGGGCGCCTGTGGTCGTCGCGAAGGCCGACGACGAGGCCCCGGCCCGCGACCTGTACACCAGGGCCCGGGCGGCGATGTCGATCGAGCTGGCCCGATCCCAGCTCCAGCGGATCGTCGATTCCTACCCGAACACCCGGACCGCCGTCGAGGCCCGGGCCGCGCTCGGCCGGGTCGCCCAGGGCCGGCCCCCATTCCCGGACGTCCCCACCCTCTCTCCCTCCGGCTTCCCGGTCGCGGCGCCGACGCCCGACCCGGCCGGGACCGACGTCGCCTCGGCCTCGCCCGAGCCCACTCCCGCTGCCGAGCCCGAGCCCGAGCCGATACCGGAGCCCGAGCTCGTGGTCCGAGTGCTGCCGCCGGGCTTCTCGCCGCACCCCGACGCCCGGGAGCACCCTTCCGGCTGGCCCTCCCGGATCGTCTGCGAGGCGGACGGCATGACCATGGTGCTGATCCCCGGCGGCACCTACATCGTCGGCCGGGACAGCGGCTCCCCCAACGAAGGGCCCGCACACCGGGTCGAGCTGCCCTCCTATTACCTCGACGAGCACGAGGTCACCGTCGGCCAGTTCGCCTCCTACCGGGAGGCGATGACGGACCGGGGAGAGGCCGTGCTCCCCGCCCCCGAGGAGCTGACCCGCCTCGGCCTGACCGACCGGCACCCGGTCGTCCTGACCTCCGCGAAGGAGGCGCTCCGCTATGCCGGATGGGCCGGCCGGTCGCTGCCCACCGAGGCCCAGTGGGAGGCCGCCGCCCGGGGGCCCGAGGGCCTGATCCGACCCTGGGGGGCAGGCGCACCGCCCTGGACCGACCGCCGGGCCCCCAGGCAGCTCGACCCGGTGATGTCCTACCCGAGCGACCGCTCCCCCTCCGGCGTCTTCGACCTCGCCGCCAACACCTGGGAGTGGACCGTCGACTGGTTCTCCGGGGACGCCTACGCCTCCCGGGCCGGCCGGATCCCGTTCAACCCCGCCGGCCCGGCGAATCCCTCGACGACCCCCGCCCGTCAGACCGTCCGGGGCTCCTCGCCCGAGCACGACCTCTCCTATCGGGAGGGGATGCGCGTCGAGACCCGCCTGCCGTACCTGGGCTTCCGGTGCGCCCTGAATGTCGAGGGGCTCCCGCTCCCGGGCGATCCCCCTCGGACCGGCGCCATCCCGATCCCCGGCCCGGTCCGGGCCCCGGCCCCCCCCGTCTCCCGGCCGAGGGCCGGCGGCTCGCTCGTGCCGTTCTGA
- a CDS encoding glycosyltransferase family 2 protein, with amino-acid sequence MTRRKEITLPREASRPAGVSRGWAPWIGRFTLWSVTGALATAGLYAATSMLWLLTPLGEDPGFLAVHRGILIGAALFGGVAFWQLFVMHRRLLPPRDASYRSLGGARVHVGLTAWNDREAIGPAVREFKACPEVHKVVVVDNNSTDDTARVAAEAGADAVVIETVPGYGSCCMRALAEAAEGADVVVLCEGDMTFSAHDVKKFLAYLENCDLVLGTRATQELRDSVTQMDWLLNPGNQIVAKLVQTRFWGTRLTDMGCTYRAIRVESYRRLAGHLRVKGNHFSPHMFIEALKRDMRVIEIPVYFRARLGESKGVGSNKVKATRVALKMLELIYTA; translated from the coding sequence ATGACACGACGCAAAGAGATCACCCTGCCTCGCGAGGCATCCCGCCCGGCGGGCGTCTCGAGGGGATGGGCCCCATGGATCGGCCGCTTCACCCTCTGGAGCGTGACCGGCGCCCTCGCGACGGCCGGCCTGTACGCCGCCACCTCGATGCTCTGGCTGCTCACGCCGCTGGGGGAGGATCCCGGGTTCCTGGCCGTGCACCGGGGAATCCTGATCGGCGCGGCGTTGTTCGGCGGCGTCGCGTTCTGGCAGTTGTTCGTCATGCACCGGCGGCTGTTGCCCCCCCGGGACGCCTCCTACCGTTCGCTCGGGGGGGCCAGGGTCCACGTCGGCCTGACGGCCTGGAACGACCGGGAGGCGATCGGGCCGGCGGTCCGGGAGTTCAAGGCGTGCCCCGAGGTCCACAAGGTCGTCGTGGTCGACAACAACTCGACCGACGACACGGCCCGGGTCGCCGCCGAGGCCGGCGCCGACGCGGTGGTCATCGAGACCGTCCCCGGCTACGGCTCCTGCTGCATGAGGGCGCTGGCCGAGGCGGCCGAGGGGGCCGACGTCGTCGTCCTCTGCGAGGGGGACATGACCTTCTCGGCCCACGACGTGAAGAAGTTCCTCGCCTACCTGGAGAACTGCGACCTCGTGCTGGGCACCCGGGCCACCCAGGAGCTGCGCGACTCGGTGACGCAGATGGACTGGCTGCTGAACCCGGGCAACCAGATCGTCGCCAAGCTGGTGCAGACCCGCTTCTGGGGCACCCGGCTCACCGACATGGGCTGCACCTACCGGGCGATCCGGGTCGAGTCCTACCGCCGGCTGGCCGGGCACCTCCGGGTCAAGGGGAACCACTTCTCCCCCCACATGTTCATCGAGGCGTTGAAGCGGGACATGCGGGTCATCGAGATCCCGGTCTACTTCCGGGCCCGGCTGGGGGAGTCGAAGGGGGTCGGGTCGAACAAGGTCAAGGCGACCCGGGTCGCCCTGAAGATGCTCGAGTTGATCTACACCGCGTGA
- a CDS encoding dihydrodipicolinate synthase family protein, with protein MPAPLPPPEIREALRRGAVIPAMPLALTADRTLDERRQRALCRYYADAGAGGLAVGVHTTQFAIREPRHGLFRPVLELAAEELDRADERRGRPMIRVGGVCGGTGQAVAEAEMLRSLGYHAGLLSLAALARDDDRARLDHCRAVGEVLPIVGFYLQRAVGGPDLSHRFWREFAGLEAAVAIKVAPFDRYRTLDVVRAVAESGRDDLALYTGNDDQIVLDLVTPFRVRVGGGWVERRFVGGLLGHWAVWTSKAVELLDACHAAAGADRIPTDLIRLSAPVTDANAAFFDAANGFKGCIAGLHEVLRRQGLLEGLWCLDPDEGPSPGQLDEIDRVYRSYPELNDDAFVAEHRDAWLGG; from the coding sequence ATGCCCGCCCCCCTGCCCCCCCCCGAGATCCGAGAGGCCCTCCGACGGGGGGCCGTCATCCCGGCGATGCCGCTGGCGCTGACCGCCGACCGGACGCTGGACGAGCGTCGGCAGCGGGCGCTCTGCCGGTACTACGCCGACGCCGGGGCCGGTGGGCTGGCGGTGGGGGTGCACACCACGCAGTTCGCCATCCGGGAGCCGCGTCACGGGCTGTTCCGGCCCGTCCTGGAACTGGCGGCAGAGGAACTGGACCGGGCCGACGAGCGGAGGGGCCGCCCGATGATCCGGGTCGGCGGCGTCTGCGGGGGGACCGGGCAGGCGGTGGCCGAGGCCGAGATGCTCCGGTCGCTCGGCTACCACGCGGGCCTGCTCAGCCTGGCGGCCCTGGCCCGGGACGACGACCGGGCCCGGCTCGACCACTGCCGGGCGGTGGGGGAGGTGCTCCCGATCGTCGGCTTCTACCTGCAGCGGGCCGTCGGCGGGCCGGACCTCTCGCACCGCTTCTGGAGGGAATTCGCCGGGCTGGAGGCGGCCGTCGCCATCAAGGTCGCCCCGTTCGACCGCTACCGGACCCTGGACGTGGTCCGGGCGGTGGCCGAGTCGGGGAGGGACGATCTGGCCCTGTATACGGGCAATGACGACCAGATCGTCCTGGATCTGGTCACGCCCTTCCGCGTCCGGGTCGGCGGGGGTTGGGTCGAGCGCCGATTCGTGGGGGGCCTGCTCGGGCACTGGGCCGTCTGGACGAGCAAGGCGGTGGAGCTGCTCGACGCCTGCCACGCCGCCGCCGGGGCCGATCGGATCCCGACCGACCTGATCCGCCTGTCCGCCCCCGTGACCGACGCCAACGCCGCCTTCTTCGACGCCGCCAACGGCTTCAAGGGCTGCATCGCCGGGCTGCACGAGGTCCTCCGGCGCCAGGGGCTGCTCGAAGGGCTCTGGTGCCTGGATCCGGACGAAGGGCCCAGCCCCGGCCAGCTCGACGAGATCGACCGCGTCTACCGCAGCTACCCCGAGCTGAACGACGACGCCTTCGTCGCCGAGCACCGGGACGCCTGGCTCGGCGGCTGA
- a CDS encoding 3-keto-disaccharide hydrolase, which yields MRRLTALTALLLLPTALASAQDDGGFTPLVEGTDAGQFDLVGIDADTITISPEGEVALSGTPNGYFATKEGFDDYTLRFEWMYERPDDLRDDAAFDGNSGLLIHIEGEAKVWPRCIEVQLKNSDAGRLLGVSGGKIQGDRPAQAVAQSRAEAIKPVGQWNAMEVVCRDGAVACSLNGTLIDTGTAASPESGPIGFQSEGRPIRFRSLEIRPIE from the coding sequence ATGAGACGCCTCACCGCCCTGACCGCCCTGCTGCTGCTCCCGACGGCCCTGGCCTCCGCCCAGGACGACGGCGGCTTCACGCCGCTGGTCGAGGGGACCGACGCCGGGCAGTTCGACCTCGTCGGCATCGACGCGGACACCATCACCATCAGTCCCGAGGGGGAGGTCGCCCTGAGCGGCACGCCCAACGGCTACTTCGCCACCAAGGAGGGCTTCGACGACTACACCCTCCGATTCGAGTGGATGTACGAGCGCCCCGACGACCTCCGGGACGACGCCGCCTTCGACGGCAACAGCGGCCTGCTCATCCACATCGAGGGCGAGGCGAAGGTCTGGCCGAGGTGCATCGAGGTCCAGCTGAAGAACTCCGACGCCGGCCGGCTGCTCGGCGTCTCCGGCGGCAAGATCCAGGGCGACCGGCCGGCCCAGGCCGTCGCCCAGTCCCGGGCCGAGGCGATCAAGCCCGTCGGCCAGTGGAACGCGATGGAGGTCGTCTGCCGGGACGGCGCCGTCGCGTGCTCGCTCAACGGGACCTTGATCGACACCGGCACCGCCGCCTCGCCCGAGTCCGGCCCCATCGGCTTCCAGTCCGAGGGCCGGCCGATCCGCTTCCGATCCCTGGAGATCCGGCCGATCGAGTGA
- the hypB gene encoding hydrogenase nickel incorporation protein HypB, whose protein sequence is MTTPPRLVQVRHRVLKQNDLVARGLRSRFREAGVYVVSLVSGPGSGKTAFLERVLTTLRVRDGLRVAALVGDLATDNDARRLARSRAPVRQITTGTVCHLDAAMVSAALDGWRLEELDYLFIENVGNLVCPSTFDLGEDLRLVLFSVTEGEDKPLKYPTIFHTADEAIITKTDLAPAVEFDAEAAHRGVESVRPGMAIFEVSAKTGEGLDRWLDALSARRSGALG, encoded by the coding sequence ATGACGACACCGCCCCGCCTGGTCCAGGTCCGGCATCGGGTGCTCAAGCAGAACGACCTCGTCGCCCGAGGGCTCCGCTCCCGCTTCCGGGAGGCGGGGGTGTACGTGGTCAGCCTCGTCTCCGGCCCGGGCTCGGGCAAGACGGCGTTCCTGGAGCGGGTCCTGACGACGCTCCGCGTCCGCGACGGCCTCCGGGTCGCCGCGCTCGTGGGCGACCTGGCCACCGACAACGACGCCCGCCGCCTGGCCCGCAGCCGGGCACCCGTCCGGCAGATCACCACCGGGACGGTCTGCCACCTGGACGCGGCGATGGTCTCGGCCGCCCTCGACGGCTGGAGGCTGGAGGAGCTGGATTACCTGTTCATCGAGAACGTCGGCAACCTCGTCTGCCCCTCGACCTTCGACCTCGGCGAGGATCTCCGCCTGGTGCTCTTCTCCGTGACCGAGGGGGAGGACAAGCCCCTGAAGTATCCCACGATCTTCCACACCGCGGACGAGGCGATCATCACCAAGACGGACCTCGCCCCGGCCGTGGAGTTCGACGCCGAGGCCGCGCATCGGGGCGTCGAGTCCGTGAGGCCCGGCATGGCGATCTTCGAGGTCTCGGCCAAGACCGGCGAGGGACTGGACCGCTGGCTGGACGCCCTCTCGGCCCGGCGCTCCGGGGCACTCGGATGA
- a CDS encoding LIC_10091 family protein, whose product MNHPGRLQEIGFPGRDATFAEVIRTLSEPEQGPHGDNFLTNEDSFPRPCGELGRRAAPGGVYLGVGPDQNFTYVAHCDPSLAFVLDYRRRNLRLHLLHKALFMLSDDRVSYLTRLTCRRPGPMAADPTADQLVGAFEASPFDEPLLGRTRAEVTALLRPLGVLGEREWDDLATIQARVAGPGMGARFLALPIYPTFGELIRTPDRDGRPAHLLATEEAYRAVRDAQRLDRVLPLVADLAGDGALPRLAEWLRERGLPVSVLYVSDVEFFLLRAGRFDAYLANLERLPRAEGALIVRTSTREIDHPERVLGDSSTTIARPLSRFLDEARAGRIRTPDDLFGAESGG is encoded by the coding sequence GTGAACCACCCCGGCCGATTGCAGGAGATCGGATTCCCCGGCCGCGACGCGACCTTCGCCGAGGTCATCCGGACGCTGTCGGAACCCGAGCAGGGCCCGCATGGCGACAACTTCCTGACCAACGAGGACTCCTTCCCCCGGCCCTGCGGCGAGCTGGGACGCCGGGCCGCCCCGGGGGGAGTCTACCTCGGCGTCGGGCCGGACCAGAACTTCACCTACGTCGCCCACTGCGACCCCTCCCTCGCCTTCGTGCTCGACTACCGCCGGCGCAACCTGAGGCTGCACCTGCTGCACAAGGCGTTGTTCATGCTCTCGGACGACCGGGTGTCCTACCTCACCCGGCTCACCTGCCGTCGGCCGGGGCCGATGGCCGCCGACCCGACGGCCGATCAGCTCGTCGGGGCGTTCGAGGCCTCGCCGTTCGACGAACCCCTGCTGGGGCGGACGAGGGCCGAGGTGACCGCCCTGCTCCGGCCGCTCGGGGTGCTCGGCGAGCGGGAGTGGGACGACCTGGCGACGATCCAGGCGCGGGTCGCCGGCCCGGGGATGGGCGCCCGATTCCTCGCCCTGCCGATCTACCCGACCTTCGGCGAATTGATCCGCACGCCCGACCGCGACGGGCGCCCCGCCCACCTGCTAGCGACCGAGGAGGCCTACCGGGCCGTCCGGGACGCCCAGCGGCTCGACCGCGTCCTCCCCCTCGTCGCCGACCTCGCCGGGGACGGCGCCCTGCCCCGGCTGGCCGAGTGGCTCCGCGAAAGGGGGCTGCCCGTGTCGGTGCTCTACGTCTCCGACGTCGAGTTCTTCCTGCTCCGGGCCGGCCGATTCGACGCCTACCTCGCCAACCTCGAACGCCTCCCCCGGGCCGAGGGGGCCCTGATCGTCCGCACCAGCACCCGGGAGATCGACCACCCCGAGCGAGTGCTCGGCGACAGCTCGACCACGATCGCCCGGCCGCTCTCCCGCTTCCTCGACGAGGCCCGGGCCGGGCGGATCCGCACCCCGGACGACCTGTTCGGGGCCGAATCTGGGGGATAG
- a CDS encoding hydrogenase maturation nickel metallochaperone HypA/HybF, whose protein sequence is MHELSIALAILDAASEEAARLDGARVLAIHLRFGPLSGVVEEALRSAFELAREGTPFGETSLVFEAVPLVAFCPSCDAERPVASIRHLRCAECGGPASHVVRGRELEVVALEVEP, encoded by the coding sequence ATGCACGAGCTCTCCATCGCCCTGGCCATCCTCGACGCCGCCTCGGAGGAGGCCGCCCGCCTCGACGGCGCCCGGGTCCTCGCCATCCATCTTAGGTTCGGCCCGCTCTCGGGCGTCGTCGAGGAGGCCTTGCGATCGGCCTTCGAGCTGGCCCGCGAGGGGACCCCCTTCGGGGAGACCAGCCTGGTCTTCGAGGCGGTCCCGCTCGTCGCCTTCTGCCCGTCCTGCGACGCCGAACGCCCGGTGGCGTCGATCAGGCATCTCCGCTGCGCCGAGTGCGGGGGCCCGGCCTCGCACGTCGTCCGCGGCCGGGAACTCGAGGTCGTCGCCCTCGAGGTGGAGCCATGA
- a CDS encoding NAD-dependent epimerase/dehydratase family protein — protein MIPDSHRSFDSVRDEDHLDSLLSEPTPGVVEAMGRLEGDLVVLGVSGKMGPTLAWMARRASELAGVDRTVYGVARFSDPSREGWLRDRGIEPIRCDLLDPDQIDRLPDAPNVVHMPAFKFGASGDQATAWAVNCFLPGLVCRKYRRSRIVAFSTGNVYPLVPVSGGGSVETDPLRPVGDYGMSCVGRERIMEHFSRTLGIPIAVIRLNYAVEMRYGVLIDIGRKVLAGEPIDVSMGHLNAIWQADANAITLHAFDHASSPPFALNVTGPEVLRVRDVAERFGELLGRPPSITGTEAPDALLSDASLAGRLMGPPRIDADHLIALVADWLRRGGTLLDKPTRFEVRDGQF, from the coding sequence GTGATCCCAGACTCGCATCGCTCGTTCGACTCGGTCCGAGACGAGGACCACCTCGATTCGCTGCTCTCCGAGCCGACGCCCGGCGTGGTCGAGGCGATGGGGCGGCTCGAAGGGGACCTGGTCGTCCTCGGCGTCTCGGGCAAGATGGGGCCGACTTTGGCGTGGATGGCCCGGCGGGCGTCGGAACTCGCCGGGGTCGACCGCACGGTGTACGGGGTGGCCCGCTTCTCCGACCCCTCCCGGGAGGGCTGGCTCCGAGACCGGGGGATCGAGCCGATCCGGTGCGACCTGCTCGATCCCGACCAGATCGACCGGCTGCCGGACGCGCCGAACGTGGTGCACATGCCCGCCTTCAAGTTCGGCGCCTCGGGGGACCAGGCGACCGCCTGGGCCGTCAACTGCTTCCTGCCCGGCCTGGTCTGCCGGAAGTATCGCCGCAGCCGGATCGTCGCCTTCTCGACCGGCAACGTCTATCCGCTGGTGCCCGTCTCGGGGGGCGGCTCGGTCGAGACGGACCCGCTCCGCCCGGTGGGCGACTACGGCATGAGCTGCGTGGGCCGGGAGCGGATCATGGAGCACTTCAGCCGGACCCTGGGGATCCCGATCGCCGTCATCCGCCTGAATTACGCCGTCGAGATGCGGTACGGCGTGCTCATCGACATCGGGCGGAAGGTGCTGGCGGGGGAGCCGATCGACGTGTCGATGGGCCACCTGAACGCCATCTGGCAGGCCGACGCCAACGCGATAACCCTGCACGCCTTCGACCACGCCTCCAGCCCCCCGTTCGCGCTCAACGTCACCGGGCCGGAGGTCCTGCGCGTCCGCGACGTGGCCGAGCGATTCGGCGAGCTGCTCGGCCGGCCGCCCTCGATCACCGGCACCGAGGCGCCGGACGCCCTCCTGAGCGACGCATCGCTCGCCGGACGCCTGATGGGCCCCCCCCGGATCGACGCCGACCACCTGATCGCGCTCGTGGCCGACTGGCTCCGGCGGGGTGGCACGCTGCTCGACAAGCCGACCCGGTTCGAGGTCCGGGACGGGCAGTTCTGA